A window of Colius striatus isolate bColStr4 chromosome 29, bColStr4.1.hap1, whole genome shotgun sequence contains these coding sequences:
- the LOC133628325 gene encoding scale keratin-like, with amino-acid sequence MSYSELCPPKPSVAVPQPIAESCNELCARQCPDSTAFIQPPPIVVTFPGPILSSFPQQAVVGSSGAPAFGGSLGLGGLYGAGATQGSGGLCTFGRAYAAPACSPYAVPRYSKKLWDNWGPC; translated from the coding sequence ATGTCTTACTCCGAGCTGTGCCCACCGAAACCCAGCGTGGCCGTGCCCCAGCCCATCGCTGAGAGCTGCAACGAGCTGTGCGCCCGGCAGTGCCCCGACTCCACGGCCTTCATCCAGCCGCCCCCCATCGTCGTCACCTtccccggccccatcctcagctccttcccgcagCAAGCTGTGGTGGGCTCCTCCGGGGCACCCGCCTTTgggggctccctggggctggggggcctCTACGGCGCCGGGGCCACGCAGGGCTCGGGGGGCCTCTGCACCTTTGGCAGAGCCTACGCTGCTCCCGCCTGCAGCCCCTACGCTGTGCCCCGCTACAGCAAGAAGCTCTGGGACAACTGGGGACCCTGCTAG
- the LOC104556618 gene encoding scale keratin-like, producing MSCYDLCSPAVSGISRPQPLADSGNEPCVRQCPDSTAVIQPPAVVVTFPGPILSSFPQSSVVGSSGAPILGGSVSSLGYGGYGSLGYGNSSLGYGGLYGYGNSSLGYGGLYGYGNSSLGYGGLYGYGNSSLGYGGLGLYGYGRSYGSGSCSPYSYQYSRYRRGSCGAF from the exons ATGTCTTGCTACGACCTGTGCTCCCCTGCTGTCAGTGGCATCAGCCGCCCCCAGCCCCTCGCTGACAGCGGCAATGAGCCGTGTGTGCGCCAGTGCCCCGACTCCACTGCTGTGATCCAGCCACCTGCAGTCGTTGTCACCTTCcctggccccatcctcagctcttTCCCCCAGAGTTCAGTTGTGGGATCCTCTGGAGCACCCATCCTTGGAGGCTCTGTGAGCTCCCTGGGCTATGGGGGCTATGGCTCCCTTGGCTATGGGAACTCATCCCTGGGCTATGGGGGTCTGTATGGCTATGGGAACTCATCCCTGGGCTATGGGGGTCTGTATGGCTATGGGAACTCATCCCtgggctatggggggctgtATGGCTATGGAAACTCATCCCtgggctatggggggct GGGCCTGTATGGCTATGGTAGATCCTATGGctctggctcctgcagcccttaCTCCTACCAGTACAGCAGATACCGTCGTGGCAGCTGTGGGGCCTTCTAA
- the LOC133628376 gene encoding scale keratin-like: protein MSYSELCPPKPSVAVPQPIAESCNELCARQCPDSTAFIQPPPVVVTFPGPILSSFPQQAVVGSSGAPAFGGSLGLGGLYGAGATQGSGGLCTFGRAYAAPACSPYAVPRYSKKLWDNWGPC, encoded by the coding sequence ATGTCTTACTCCGAGCTGTGCCCACCGAAACCCAGCGTGGCCGTGCCCCAGCCCATCGCTGAGAGCTGCAACGAGCTGTGCGCCCGGCAGTGCCCCGACTCCACGGCCTTCATCCAGCCGCCCCCCGTCGTCGTCACCTTCcctggccccatcctcagctccttcccgcagCAAGCCGTGGTGGGCTCCTCCGGGGCACCCGCCTTTgggggctccctggggctggggggcctCTACGGCGCCGGGGCCACGCAGGGCTCGGGGGGCCTCTGCACCTTTGGCAGAGCCTAcgctgctcctgcctgcagcccctaCGCTGTGCCCCGCTACAGCAAGAAGCTCTGGGACAACTGGGGACCCTGCTAG
- the LOC104556617 gene encoding scale keratin yields MSCYDLCPTSSGIAVPQPIANSCNEPCVRQCPDSTALIQPPPVVVTFPGPILSSFPQQAVVGSSGAPTFGGSTGLGGLYNAGSLYGYGGSLGYGAQYGYGSPALPTLGSGFCGPYPSRRSSRFLRSSCGPC; encoded by the coding sequence ATGTCTTGCTACGACCTGTGCCCCACCTCCAGCGGCATCGCCGTCCCTCAGCCCATCGCCAACAGCTGCAACGAGCCGTGTGTGCGCCAGTGCCCCGACTCCACCGCCCTGATCCAGCCCCCTCCTGTTGTTGTCACCTTCcctggccccatcctcagctccttccctcagcAAGCCGTGGTGGGATCCTCCGGAGCACCCACTTTCGGGGGTTCTACAGGGCTGGGGGGTCTCTACAATGCTGGAAGCCTCTATGGTTATGGGGGCTCTCTGGGATATGGGGCCCAGTATGGATACGGGAGCCCAGCCCTCCCTACCCTTGGCAGTGGGTTCTGCGGCCCCTACCCGTCCCGCCGCTCCAGCCGCTTCCTCCGCAGCAGCTGTGGGCCCTGCTAA
- the LOC104556621 gene encoding feather keratin 4-like has protein sequence MSFCSQQLSSRCFPPCEVSCCQPIANAWSQPCVTSCGDSRAVVYPPPVVMTFPGPILSSCPQESIVGSSTPSSVGSWFGSTSSLGPTGSYGSRSLYNYGRSYSSYGSSSYGFGSCRRC, from the coding sequence ATGTCgttctgcagccagcagctcagctcccgCTGCTTCCCCCCCTGCGAGgtgtcctgctgccagcccatcGCCAACGCCTGGAGCCAGCCCTGTGTCACCTCCTGCGGGGACTCCCGGGCTGTGGTCTACCCACCCCCCGTGGTCATGACCTTCCcaggccccatcctcagctcctgccctcagGAGAGCATAGTGGGCAGCTCAACACCATCCAGTGTTGGGAGCTGGTTTGGATCCACGAGCTCTCTGGGTCCCACTGGTTCCTATGGCTCTAGGAGCTTGTACAATTATGGGAGGTCATATTCGTCCTATGGATCCAGTAGTTATGGTTTTGGGAGCTGCAGACGATGTTAA
- the LOC104556620 gene encoding scale keratin, producing the protein MSCYDLCSPAVSGISRPQPLADSGNEPCVRQCPDSTAVIQPPAVVVTFPGPILSSFPQSSVVGSSGAPILGGSVSSLGYGGYGSLGYGNSSLGYGGLYGYGNSSLGYGGLYGYGNSSLGYGGLYGYGNSSLGYGGLGLYGYGRSYGSGSCSPYSYQYSRYRRGSCGAF; encoded by the exons ATGTCTTGCTACGACCTGTGCTCCCCTGCTGTCAGTGGCATCAGCCGCCCCCAGCCCCTCGCTGACAGCGGCAATGAGCCGTGTGTGCGCCAGTGCCCCGACTCCACTGCTGTGATCCAGCCACCTGCAGTCGTTGTCACCTTCcctggccccatcctcagctcttTCCCCCAGAGTTCAGTTGTGGGATCCTCTGGAGCACCCATCCTTGGAGGCTCTGTGAGCTCCCTGGGCTATGGGGGCTATGGCTCCCTTGGCTATGGGAACTCATCCCTGGGCTATGGGGGTCTGTATGGCTATGGGAACTCATCCCTGGGCTATGGGGGTCTGTATGGCTATGGGAACTCATCCCtgggctatggggggctgtATGGCTATGGAAACTCATCCCtgggctatggggggct GGGCCTGTATGGCTATGGTAGATCCTATGGctctggctcctgcagcccttaCTCCTACCAGTACAGCAGATACCGCCGTGGCAGCTGTGGGGCCTTCTAA